AATTCCGTGAGCGCATATTATAAATGTCTCTTGTTACAAACGCTTTAGCGAACTTTTCATTATCCGGAAATTCCTTATAATCATCACGCAGGACAAAGAACGCCTTGATGGAATTCATATAGTCATCTAGCTTGATTTCGTTTCGTAATGTTGCAAAAGTCTTATTCAGAGAATTTGTTGGAATATCACAGATACTTCTGCGAAAAACATAGCTTATACACATCTGGATAATCTCAATCAGATTATCTTCAGTAATAATTCCCTCCGCACAATCATTATGTACTTTTAATAGGAATGGGAAGGCTACCTCCATCCGCAGATCTCTAATATCCGCATACAACGATTTCAATGTACTGTTGTCGCTTCTTACGAAAACCATATTCGTATAATATGTTGCATATGTCAGTAAGTCTGCACACAATTCCCGAACAGAGCCAAATTCACAATTCAGATGATATGCCTTGAAGGTTTCATATACACGATCGATTTTAGGAATACGTGCCATCTTCATTGTCAGATAATCACGAAAGAATCTATCCATGATGGAATCTTGTTTCTCATAATCGAAAAGCAGCTCCATCGGACGCCACATGTGCTCATAAACATACCGTTGTTCTTTCGGCTCCAGACCCATCAGCACATAATTCCGAATAAGATCCGATTCTGACAATTCCTTACCTGTAGAATTCAAACTTTCAAAAATTGCCTGTGCATCATCTACATTTCGATCAAGAGTAATATTAACAATCTGCAGCTTACCGATAGACTCATAAACTTCTGCAGGCTTGAGTTCCATATTGGCTATCTCATCGGCAAAAAATTGATAATTTGAAAGAATGCGAGAAAGGCCAAGATCTTTTATCGGTTTCTTTTCGACAAGGCCGATCAGAATATCACGATCAGTTTCCGTCAGTAGTAACTTATATCGTTCATCTCCATCCTCATATTCATTTTTCAGGAGCATATTATCTATGCGGCGAAAATTAATGGTCTTATCTTCCGGATGAGTTTCTGCATAATTTCGAAGAGCGATCAGCAATAATGTTAAGGTAGTAATTCTCTGCTGACCATCGATAATCATGTATTTTTGCACACCGGTAGGCATAGCCTGTTCAGCAATATTGACGATAGATCCAATAAAGTGACCTGCTTTCCC
This DNA window, taken from Clostridiales bacterium, encodes the following:
- a CDS encoding DUF262 and DUF1524 domain-containing protein, with translation MDAIKGNIYAILNGNKQFLIPVYQRYYSWETEQCSRLWNDIVDMQKKGKAGHFIGSIVNIAEQAMPTGVQKYMIIDGQQRITTLTLLLIALRNYAETHPEDKTINFRRIDNMLLKNEYEDGDERYKLLLTETDRDILIGLVEKKPIKDLGLSRILSNYQFFADEIANMELKPAEVYESIGKLQIVNITLDRNVDDAQAIFESLNSTGKELSESDLIRNYVLMGLEPKEQRYVYEHMWRPMELLFDYEKQDSIMDRFFRDYLTMKMARIPKIDRVYETFKAYHLNCEFGSVRELCADLLTYATYYTNMVFVRSDNSTLKSLYADIRDLRMEVAFPFLLKVHNDCAEGIITEDNLIEIIQMCISYVFRRSICDIPTNSLNKTFATLRNEIKLDDYMNSIKAFFVLRDDYKEFPDNEKFAKAFVTRDIYNMRSRNFILSHLENYGNKTPIIIENYTIEHIMPQNSNLPDAWKKMLGENWKEVQKTYLHTIGNLTLTAYNSEMSDNPFMVKMNMEGGFKESALRLNAYLIKLTEWNEQRIKERADIFAKKAEQIWAYPEITESELAPYKVQEKPAQHYSLDTYDINAFTKTLFDMLDRRICNLSPDVKREFKKLYIAYKLDTNFADIVVQKQRLRISLNMKFSEIHDPKGLCKDITGLGRWGNGDVEVFFEHTSEIDDVMALIEQSYDLQVDE